The genomic DNA GAATGTTAAGGACCACAACAAAACGTCTAGAATATAAAACTTCAGATACATGgtataaaagaaaaataaggttCACTACATTCATATTAGGGAAATCATAAAGAAGGATATCAAATATTTCCAGCTGGTCTATAGGCTCTACTGCATTTTCATCTGTGGTCTCCGGTGCTTGTCGTACacgcctctctttcttctcaTGAATTACAGGGTTAGCATTTATCAACCCCATAACCATTTCCACGAAGCACAATGCACTAACTTTAGATAAGACAAATCCTGCAAAGTCAAAAGGTATGAAAATGTTTTACGAACATTATATGTTATTTAAATTGCACAGACTAGTTAAATCTCACAAAACTGCCCATTGATAACTCAGTTTTCGAAATAGGAAACAACAGCCTAGTTGTACTTAAATACTTGCAGAAAATGTTTATTTCGCAGACTGCACTTTGAATTTTGAACTCATCCATTTGTAGTAGCCATGCAAAATAATGGTTTGTTTTCTGATTGCTAATGCAAACTAGCCCCTTGGAAGATATAGTTACAATCAAATATCCCCCTTGCTGAACACTAGGAATTCATTTAGTTCATGAAACTTAAACAAAACAAAGCCTAGCAAATTTGATCTAGAAATCACCCTAGCCAGTCTAGTTGAATCCCAACAGTGGTACCTCTAAACACCAGCCGCCCAGGTCAATCCTATACAGCTAATAACCAGCCAAACGCCACCCAACAAAGTACCACAGGGTGACAGGGAACAGGGGGCTTGAACCCAGCCACCAAATTCCACCCTTGCTTGGCCCCCTCTGCGAGGAAATCTCTGATTATCTTCCTTCAAAAACCCAACCAATCACAATTCCCCAACAACAGTATCCTAATCGGTGTCACCCAACGAAAATGCATAGATAACAGAGCAACCAAACGACTTGCCCAAACAGGGGAAGCCGCCGCGAAAGGGGGTCACGACAGGGATAGAAGCTCACCagcagatggcggcggcggcggcggcggccggagaagGCGGTGCGCTTGGCGTGGTTCGGTCGCCGGTTTGGTCTCCTTTGCGGCTCAGCTCGCGTCGGGGAAGACAACTGGGTGTTTTGTGTTGGACGCGTTTCATTCCAACTTTGCTTCCGCTTATGTGGACCTTCATGGGCCGTTTGGGCCGCCTCGCCAGATAGACCAAGATGGATGGAGTCCGGTGAGGTGagcagatcgatcgatcgttcTTCCAGTTCAGTGCTCGTCTTCTTGGCcgggaagaaagaaagagggaagTGGAGGGGTGTGGGATTggctggcgatggcggcggcgctggaatTCCTGGAGGCGCAGGGCGCTACGCGGCCGGAGCTCGCGGAGTGGTACGCAGCGCTCGCCGACCTGTACCAACGGAAGCTGTGGCACCAGCTCACCCTCAAGCTCGACCAGttcctcggcctcgccgtcgtccaGGTCCGTCACTTGATTGATTCCGCCGATGACGATCTCTCGTTTCGTTGCCCTCATGGTTGTTACGCGGCGTGAGGTTTGATCTGATTAGGGTTAAGTGAGGCGTCCTTTTTGGGTAATTAACTTTTAATTTTAGTATGATGCTGGGCGCTGGCTGCAGCTCGTGCAGTAGAATTGTTATGATCTCGCATGGGTGAGATGAGTTCATCCCCCTTGGCGTTGTGGAATTGTTGAAAGAGCAACTATTTGCAGAACTATCTAGTTTATATTGGTGTACTCCTAGTTTGGTGCCGAAATGtgtcttttgttgtttttataGTTCACTGCATGTAAAATTGCTATGATTGTTTATTACAGCTACTTCATCTTGCAGGTATAAACAGGCATAGTTGTGCTGGGATACATCTTGATCTCTTTCAGTTTAATAAATCATATAAGCACTCTAAATGTAGATACTGTTGTCTGTGCTCAAAATTTTGGTTGCTAACTCTAGTAATCGATCGCAACTCTGACCCTTTTGTGTTTGTTTTGTAAACTAGCTTGCTCGTGTTGGTAGAACATTGTAGTTCATTGGGTTGAATTGTTAATACATACTATGCAATATGGAATAGGAATAAGTCCATATTTGTAGCCTGATTAATCAAGGGTTTACTAATGTGCAGTTTTTTACTCCAAAACACCTGCATATTTGGTTTAGTATTTAACCATTGTCACTTAACACATTGCATCATGGCTACTATATCTATGCTCTGAAATCACACAGTACTCTTATTGCATGTAAATTCATTCTGATTCCCAAATACTTCCAAACCTTTTTCATCAACAGTCTGGTTGCCCTTGTACTATGTATATGCTCTTTGTCCTTACCACTGTTCTGATTACTCTTACGTTTTCTTCCTTTCCATTCAGGCGGGAGATGCCCTGATTCAGCTGTATAATCATTTCATCTCAGATTTTGAGACCAAGATCAATCTTCTGAAATTTGCTCACTTCACAGTGGTAGTTTCACGCCAGTATCTGGACAAAGATGCTGGTATAAACTATCTTGAAGGTGTAATTTCAAAGCTGCATGATACCCGGGAAGCACGGGTTGAAGAGCCCATTCTGTATGTGAAGATGCAGATTGCAACGTTTCTTCTTGAGAAGGGGAATCAAAAGGGGTGTAAGAAACTGCTAGAAGAGGGTAAAACAACTTTGGATAGCATGGTTGATGTTGATCCTTCGGTACATGGTACCTATTACTGGGTGTCTTCTCAGTATCACAAGGCCCATCAAGATTACTGTGAATTCTACAAGAGCGCTCTTCTTTATCTTGCATATACAACAGTGGAGTCACTTTCAGAACCATTCAAGCAGGTGCCTGCTTATATTTTGATACCACAAGATTGGGTTTATTTTTACAGTTTCTGATTTGCTTTCTGTGAGTTTCAGAACCTGGCATTCGACCTCTCACTTGCTGCTTTACTGGGTGAAAACATTTACAACTTCGGGGAGCTGCTTGCCCATCCAATCGTAAGTACAAATTTTGCACCTGATTGTTCTCCCTATTTTCTTTAGCATACACTACTATACAGGTTTTAAATAGCATTGTCTAGGAATTATAATGCTTTTGTCTATACATAAAAGGAGATTGTAGATTGCCAATGGTATAATCAAATGCGCAATGGGTTTTCTTATATATGGAGGGATGAATCATTGGCTTCACTTAACAGGAAAACACAGCCTGATAAATGAACTTTGCTGTATTCATAAAGCAAACTCATTACCATATACTTAGCAGCTTGCATAATTTAATTTCTCCTCCCTACACTGCAAAGCTAAACTGGTGTCATAAATTCTGGTGTCGCTTTGCTGAGTTTGTCAATTAATTTTTGACATCATGTAGATCCATAGCCTTTTGGGGACTCAGGCTGAGTGGATTTTTCATATGCTGCAAGCATTCAACTCTGGTAATATAGCACTGTATCAAGAACTCTGCAAAACTCACAATGGTGCTTTGAGCGCACAGCCTGCATTGGTACAAAATGAGAGGAAACTTCTTGAAAAGATCAACATACTTTGCTTGATGGAAATCATTTTCAGGTATTTCTCGTGGGGAGAAATGATTGATGTCTGGCATCTGGTGCATCATGAGCTAAGCTTTGTCACTAACAGCTTCATGTATCTGCAGTCGATCATCTGAAAACCGCACGATCCCATTGAGCGATATAGCAGAACGGACCAGGCTCTCGGTTGAAGATGTGGAGTATCTACTGATGAAGAGCCTCTCTGTAAGTCCTGCCCTTCAGAAACCACCATTGGTCGTAGTCTTATGAcattgttgttttcttcaggCTCGTCTTATAGAAGGCATAATTGATCAAGTTGATGGAACCGTCCATGTTTCATGGGTTCAACCGAGGGTCTTGGGCATAGACCAAGTGAACTCCCTGCGTGACCGTTTGGATACCTGGGTTGGGAAGGTGCATACGACCTTGCTTTCGGTTGAAGCCGAGACGCCAGACTTGCTATCTTCGTGATGTTACTCCCGCTCAAAGGATTGCTGTGGCATTTCCTGATGTGAAGACCTTATCTGTTCTTGGATTGCAGTTTCTTCAGTGACGATTGTTGTAACCTTGTTGCTTCAAGCAGCTAAGTAGTAGAGATTCTTGTGCAACTGTTGTTTCGCAGAATGCTTTGTCTGATTCTCAGCCCGAGGTTGCATCGTAGATGGCAGGGTCTATTTTACTCGTCGAAAAATTATTATCTCCCGCTTCTTGCCACCTCCGTCCACTGTTGCTATTGGAGCAGCATAGATGATAGACCCTTCTTGCAACCTTGATACCGAAATAAGTAGATAACTCAGCTGCCAAAGGTCCCAGTGGGAGTtttatagaggtttcatgcacattaaatacggtgacacatcagcatatgtgatgacatggtaTGGTAGTTATAAAGTGAGAGAttgaaggagtttcatcagaatgaaactgtgtatacactgtttccaagactatgaaacctattaaaacttgcattgggggctatagagtttcatttcatctaaccatatccaatcacatgcctcacaattaaatattatgggcatcctatgaaatcgtgaaatgaaactgtgcactggaactccctgtttcattcatgagaatacacctcatgggatgatgtggcatccttagAAACAGTGCAATCAAACTGGTTGACTCTCTCAGTACAGTCTAGCGAAAACACTTCATGCTCGGCGAAAACACTGTCGCGCCGAACCTCATCTCTGCCTCGCTTGACTCTACCACCTGGCGAGACCGTTGAATCCCTCGCCCCTCGACGTTGTCCTACCGCGCACGGCCGCTGCGGTGCCGGAGCAGCttgccgctgcccgccgccgcctaaCAGTCCACGAACCCGGCAGGCACGACGAACGAGAAAATGAACAGACCCAGGAGCGCTGCAGTTCAAGCCTTCAAGCTTCAACCATGGTTGAGGAACAGAGGAAGAGAAGGGTAAACAAGGAGGCTTGCAGAGTTGAATGCTTGCAGCATATGAAAAATCCAACCGTTGGATCAAGTTGTGAGTCAAAACGGTTTGGCCCGCCGGACTATATGGGCCAACTTGTTTGCGGTGCGGATATTGGTATGGGCCGGTGCAACCGTTTTCTCTTGtcgcctttttttttattatttttgctTGTGTTCTCTTATGATGACATGATTCTCAGGCCATCTCGAACTAGAATCGAGAATTCAATTCTCAAACATGTGCCATATACGTATCAGTATTGTgtattattaaaaaaacataCTATCAATGCGGTGAAAAAATATGGTACAGTGAGTTTGTcgataataaaaaaaagatagtaTATGAAATcactacaatttttttaaaaaaaaaacaaaagaacagtACAATTAAATCTTTTTAAATAATTCATAAAAATGTGAGCACTCATATAGAGTTGAGAACTCAAACCTTGTTGACAAGTTTGATCGCAAGAAATCTAACCAACTGAACTACATGCAATTTGTAAAATCAGTATATTTATTTCTCCGGGAGAACTCCAAGCGTGCATTCGGTCATTTATCTACATAAAACACAAGATTATACTTTGAGGgctataaataaaaaattaacgCATATCAGGAGTGAGAGCTCTTCTATGAGCTCTCAATATTCAAGAGAAACAAGGATAAGAATTTCAACTAATTATTTGATAGTCACAGTATAATATATACACTAATCAGATTTGGCGCTGCGGCAGCTGTGGGAGGAGGGGCTTTCCAGGCGAAAGTCTTGCTCGGCCTCGTGCCGTGCCGGCAACAACGACATTCAACGAATGTCGTGTTCATCCTTAGGGGTGTTGTTGAGGTGCCCTTCTCTTCTTGACGGGATTCTTTGGGTGAAAACCATACATGAGTTCTCAGgcgggcgatggcggcgccTTCGGCGtcgttttttttcttgaaaatgttGTCTTTGGAGATCCTGTTCCAGCCTTCTTCTCAGTGGTTCACCATCGGCTTTGTGGTGCTCTTAGCTGTCAAGATGGTGGGGTTCTGCGTGGGGACGAGTGgatctctcttctctctcgcCCTCACCCCCGCAACCTTTGCCTGTGCTGACGTCCGAGGGTCCGCACGTTTCGATGGACTGCTACCTGGTTGGCCTAGCGTTTGCAACTCCACGTTCGCCTAGCGGCGACCAGCCATGCATTGCGGTGGACGGCTCGGTGCTAGGTTCTTTCTCTTGGTAGATTGTCTGGTGTCATCGGCGCATGGTGTTCCCATCCTTCCGGTCGAGTTCTTCATCCAATCAGGCCGCTGCGAGTTGAGTGGGACAATACTTTGTGTAGTGTGtgttgatatcccaatccaaccggtcagGTATTGCTGTTGAGTGGTGCGCCgtattgatgtcccaatccaaccggctgAGATTGTTGCCTGAGTAGAGTGGTGTGGTCATGTTGACTATAGTTGTCCATTCGGGCCGCCCAGCCCGGTCCGGCACAGGCCTGGCAAGGCCCATTATTTTTCATGTCGGGCCTAGCCCGATGGGCCATGTCGTGCCGTGTTGTGCCGGCCCACAGGCCGCATCGGCGGCCCAAGCATGGGTCCGCAAGGCCTTTTTCGTGCCAGGCCGGCCCGTAAAGCATGGCCAGCTTCGGGCCACCACGAGGCAAGGCGGGCCCTCACGGCCTGCTTCTTGTGTTGTGCGccactgcaggctgcagctgagcCGCTGTCTCCTCATGCGCGCCGCCATCGTCGCCCCCttcgctgccgctgctgccgggcCCCTCGCGTCGCTACTGCCGCNNNNNNNNNNNNNNNNNNNNNNNNNNNNNNNNNNNNNNNNNNNNNNNNNNNNNNNNNNNNNNNNNNNNNNNNNNNNNNNNNNNNNNNNNNNNNNNNNNNNTCTGCAATCGGCCCCCCGTGCCGCCACCGGTGGGGGTAGGGGGCGACATGGTCGGGGAGGCAGCCGCCGGAGGCCAGAAGGGAGGCGGAGgttggagaggaaggggagcggACGGGGTGTTTGAGCGGAAGGGGAGGATGGCAGGGAGCTTGGCAGGGAGTAGACCGTGGGTGAGATGGTGTATTGGTGTGGATAAGGTTGAATGGTTAACGGGCCATTTCGGGCTGCCACCCTAAAATCGTGCTATGCTGGGCCGCCCATCGTGCCGGGGTTGCACCTCACGCCCGGGACCACCTACCAGGCCAGGCTAGCACGGGACCAAATAACTTCCTGCCTGGCTGGGCTACGTTCCGGCAAAAAAGGCTCCGTGCCGGGCTAACGGGCCGCACGCTGCATGAACATCTATCGTATTGACGTTCCCATCCAACCGATTGagtttaattattttttcttaNNNNNNNNNNNNNNNNNNNNNNNNNNNNNNNNNNNNNNNNNNNNNNNNNNNNNNNNNNNNNNNNNNNNNNNNNNNNNNNNNNNNNNNNNNNNNNNNNNNNGtattttttctgctatatcaatagaaactcgCACTAAAAAAATAATCAGATTCGGAATTCTTTATGCAATGACGTGCAGCTGCTGAGCAGCATCTCGTGTTCATGCAACTGCTTCCTCGTGCAACATCTCCTATACAAACACACTATAAAAGCAACATAATAATCCAACACTAGGGTTACAAGATAAAGCAACCGGGATGTGTGCTCGGTGCTTGCTCTCCTCCGATCAACATCGGCTCCATCAGACGTCAGACCCTGAGGGGATCGGTCGTGACGTCGGCCCTCTCGGCGGCGATCTGCTCGTAGAGGTCCCTGACCTTGAGCCCAACGATGGTCTGGAAGAGCCCCGTTCCGTTGCTGCTGCCCGGGAGGTCGGCGTGCTTGAGCATCTGCTGCGCCACCTCCCCGTAGAACTTGGTGGACAGGTTGCTCAGGTGGGTCTCCACGTAGATGAGCTCGTCCAGCTTGTCGAACTGCCCGTCCATCTCCAGCACGGACACCTCGTGTCCGAAGTAGGTGCCGAAGCCGTAGGCGAACTTGATGCCGGGGTACGAGCAGGAGAGCTTCCGGCCGCAGGGGATCCAGGTTACGACGGACCCTTCGTCGAAGAGGTACACCGGGGCGAAGTGCCTCACGCCTTCCTTCATGATCAGCCTCACGCGCAGCACCTTGCCCTCCTCGTCGTTCGGGATCAGCTGCGTCGGCAGGACCTCGATCACGGCGTCCGCGTACTGCTTCTGCGGGTCTGCACCAGGGAATGAAGAGACAAGTATAGATTGCTCAGCTCTGCAGGGTGGTCTGTGATTTTTTATATAAGGGGTGATCTGTGATTGGTAATGGAATTCAGCATCATGCAAGGAGGCTGGCTTTACCAATGTAGGCGTCAAAGTCCGGCTTCCTGGCATCGATGCTCGCCTTGATGCTCTCTAGGCTGTGCCCGCGCTCTGCCATGTCCCTCTGCAGAAAGGAAGCTTAAAATGTTAGTGAGATCAAGGCAGAAGAACTACGAGTCAGCAATCTTGTTACACAGCTGACCTGGATTTTCCATGCAAACTTGACCTCTTCGCTGATGTCCAGGTAGATGCTGAAGTCTAGCAGGTCCCTCACGCGCTCATCGTACCTGAAGTAAGCAGCAACAGATCGATCATTATTGAGCTTGAGCAACGAATTGTATTGCAGTCAAAACTCAAAACCGACGAAACAAAACGAAGCAAGAGGAGCAGTCACATTGGGTGCAGGCCCTCGATGACGAGGATCTTGGGCGGCGCGATGCGCTCGGGCGGGTCGAGGAGGCCGGTGACGTGGTTGTAGACGGGCTTGTCGACGGCGCGGCCCTCCTTGATGGCCCTCACCTGCTCGTACATGAGGTCGAAGTCGTTGGCTCTCGGGTCCAGCGCCGTCAGGCCCCGCGCCTTCCGCGCAGCGCGGTCCAGCGAGTGGTAGTCGTCCAGGCAGATCACCGTGGCGGTGCTGCCGACGAGCGTGTTGGAGTCCGGGTTCCCGCCGCTCGgcggctccgcgccgccgccgagcacgcTCGTCAGCCGCCGCACGAACGTGCTCTTCCCGCACCCCGAGTCGGCCGCCAGCCCGATCACCACCGtcttgcccgccgccgccgcggccgagcaCGACACGCGGGAGGGGAAGTGGCCCCGCCTCCTGCTTCGGAGCAGGATGGACGTGCCCGCCGGCGAGTATcgcgaggtggcggcgccgctcgTGTGCGCCGTGAAGGCGTCCATGGATCAGCCGACGACGCCAAGAGACACACCAATGACCTTCGCTTGCCACTAGGACGACCAGCAGCACGATGAAAGCTGCGAGGAGAACTAGCTTTCGGAGGTGGTGACTGCGTGGTGACACGGTGACAGATGAAAGGCGAGGTAAGCTTGTAGCGAGCTCAGCTCCGATCAGCAACGAGATCTCGGCTCCAGTTTGAATTAGCTTGTGGCTGTGTGATTTGTCTCTGCTCTCTTCACCAGGACAGTGAAAATCCTTCCTCTGCTGCTCTGTGTGTTGTCCATGGTGGTGCTGTTGCGGCTTGCGAGTTGCGACGGCCATGAGAAAGCTTGGTGGTGGTTTTGTAGAAGAAGATATGGTGGGCCCCGCGTGGTTTACGTGGTGCCAGGAGGCACGCCTGTTGCGGATGAGAACCAGTGACCGGAAACGGAAGGGCCGGAGGCCGGACACATGGTGCTTCGATGCTGACATGGTAACACATTCAACACAGGACACAAGTTTTAACAtttgcttcaagtacatgctactTTTTCCCTGATGTCATGATATGAAAGGTGCTTAGttaaaagaaaaggtaaagTGCTTAGTTACCCCCACacagccacagcccacagcatGAATATACTGTAGTCAAAGATGGCCAAGATAAATACTCGAGTCGACAAATTTGATTTTCAACAATAGCTGTTTGGAATGGACTACAGAAATTCGTACGTCTTGCACCAGCAGGACAACTGCTTGTGCAACAAGAGGAAGCCCAAGGTATCCGACCGGCAAAACCGAACCACAGGGTCACAATCGCTTGCCCTGCGAGGCGAGGAGTATTGACGATGTTTTCTTCCGTTGAACACATGCACAAGTCAACGAAGAACCATGATGCCTCGGAGTACATGGGAAATAGGTAAACAGACAAGCGGTTTTCGCGGGCCGACTAACCATGGTAACAACATTAAACAAACCATGATAACACATCCAACAAACCATGGTAACAACATTCAACAAACCATGTTAACACATTCAACAAACCATGGTAACAACATTCAACAAGGGAAAACTGTTGCTGTTCAGGCAGAAAACTTTGCTATACCGTACATACAAGAGAAATTTGCTCCGACTAGGAAAAAATCAATATAAAGCGGCAAGCACAGTAGCATATAAGAATTCAGTTCAGACACCATATGGCGGTTGCTCTTCTGCATTTCAAGAATAATATAATACTGCGTGCCATAACGGTCGCCGACATGCCAAACTTAAGACTAAACTAACCTGATAAAACATGGGCATAGCTAATGAAGAAATAAAACACCCCGTTCCGCAAGCAAACCTATAATGACAGTGCTACCATCCTAAACCATACCAGCTTAAAAAAGCACCACCACTGACATATGAAACGATAGACTCAAGGTGTGCTGACAGGTATGCACAAAACCACACGAAAAGGTGCTACTAGCATTCATAAGTAATTCTCCATCACATTTTCCGACAAATGTAGTTTTCCACTATGGCTGGCCTCACTTGTTCCCTCTGAAGTACATGTACACTCTCTGCATAACACAAACAATAgaatatttagcattagcattGTGTATAACATGtagtaatgaaaacaaaaggcAATTAAACATCTTGCCATTCACAATTTAGCTTCCGATGCAAAAAAAACTCTTAGGTTAATTTATATAGCTTCTATGCAGTGGAGGGGGGCAACAAAGAATGGAGGGTGAATAACACCAGGGAGAGGATGCCAATTTTAGGCTTAGCTAGCAATTATACCTAATATCTACTAACTTCATCAAGAGATAATTGCTCATCCATGACATTAACTACCAAAACAAGAATAGCACGGCACATCAGAAGAAACTGTTTACCATTCAGATATTAACAACTCCATAACAACAGCATGTGTTTCTCGATTAAGTGCTATTGTGAAACTATAAGGGGTAAATAAAATATCCTTTCCTAATTTATAACAAAATTACTCTACTCAACTGTGCAGATACAGATATATAACATAATTCATTAAGACTTGTTACAATATTCATTAAGTTATTGTGTGAAATAAAAGCTTGAACGGTTTAACATGCTGTGAACAATGGACTGACTAGTATGCACGCATCAAGGGGAAACACAGGAATGTACGAGAATGTTGGTTGCTGAGAATAGGGTTTTATTTTAGACCTGAAGAACTGCAATGCTCAGCAGTGTCTCCAAACAGAACAGCCCAAACCCCACAAAGTAGAAGATCTGCAAGAGCAAAACATTCATTCTTAATGCCCCGTAGCATCTGGAAGTTCCCTTCAGAAAACCGGACACGCTCATAAAATAATGCCCAGCATTCACAGGCTGGAGCTGTAAACAGAAGTTCAGCTTACCCCAATTACGATATGCTCAGAGAAGGTGTCGATCGCAGCCAGTATACCActgaaaagaaacagaaaaggttTTGCATTGGATGAAGCAGAACATTTCCAAAAGCagggagaagaaaaaaaattcaaaccatGGAGGAGCTCAGCTTAACATTTTCAAAAGATATCCACTATATAGTAAATTAAGAGTAGATTTGCTGGTCCAATAAAACGGAAAATGATAGATAGGTTCACCAGGATACTAACATTCAACTGGTACATTGTCAAACATTTCTTTTCAAAGAGAATGAATGAAGTCAGCCTATTTCATATCTTTCAGATGAAGATGGAGACATCCAATTTAAAAATTTTAGGGTTGTATATTTTACACGGGAAATTCCAAGATTATGAAGCCGCCAACAAGAACTCTACCACTGTAGACTGATGCGGCGGAAATTAACTATAACAATGACTGGTAACTGTAGATACGGCAGAGGGAACTTACGTTAATGATTTCCCATGGAATACAATGGGTGGAGCAATGGCAGCAATTATGCAGAAACCAATGTGTATCTGCACCAAGTATCATTGAAAAAACGATGATATGACATGTGTGACAAGTGATAACTCTTGCAGCAGTTCAATTGAAATGTcaatgatgcaaaaaaaaagtatccAGCTAGATCTTACCAGATAACAGAGGAAAAACCATCCGAAACTGAAAGCACTGTTAGTCCTGTTTAATAAGAATTTAAAAAGACAACGTGTCAAACACACAAGGGCCATAGTTCCAGAAATATATATCATATC from Setaria italica strain Yugu1 chromosome VII, Setaria_italica_v2.0, whole genome shotgun sequence includes the following:
- the LOC101762380 gene encoding 26S proteasome non-ATPase regulatory subunit 13 homolog B gives rise to the protein MAAALEFLEAQGATRPELAEWYAALADLYQRKLWHQLTLKLDQFLGLAVVQAGDALIQLYNHFISDFETKINLLKFAHFTVVVSRQYLDKDAGINYLEGVISKLHDTREARVEEPILYVKMQIATFLLEKGNQKGCKKLLEEGKTTLDSMVDVDPSVHGTYYWVSSQYHKAHQDYCEFYKSALLYLAYTTVESLSEPFKQNLAFDLSLAALLGENIYNFGELLAHPIIHSLLGTQAEWIFHMLQAFNSGNIALYQELCKTHNGALSAQPALVQNERKLLEKINILCLMEIIFSRSSENRTIPLSDIAERTRLSVEDVEYLLMKSLSARLIEGIIDQVDGTVHVSWVQPRVLGIDQVNSLRDRLDTWVGKVHTTLLSVEAETPDLLSS
- the LOC101762778 gene encoding phosphoribulokinase, chloroplastic, which produces MDAFTAHTSGAATSRYSPAGTSILLRSRRRGHFPSRVSCSAAAAAGKTVVIGLAADSGCGKSTFVRRLTSVLGGGAEPPSGGNPDSNTLVGSTATVICLDDYHSLDRAARKARGLTALDPRANDFDLMYEQVRAIKEGRAVDKPVYNHVTGLLDPPERIAPPKILVIEGLHPMYDERVRDLLDFSIYLDISEEVKFAWKIQRDMAERGHSLESIKASIDARKPDFDAYIDPQKQYADAVIEVLPTQLIPNDEEGKVLRVRLIMKEGVRHFAPVYLFDEGSVVTWIPCGRKLSCSYPGIKFAYGFGTYFGHEVSVLEMDGQFDKLDELIYVETHLSNLSTKFYGEVAQQMLKHADLPGSSNGTGLFQTIVGLKVRDLYEQIAAERADVTTDPLRV